In Flavobacteriales bacterium, a single window of DNA contains:
- a CDS encoding CotH kinase family protein, which yields MRLFFIIFIFFSLNSYSQIVVNEYSAANFDDFNDNYGQNEDWFELYNPSGTAINLNGYYVSDKDDNLTKWQFTSDVNINPNEHLVVFCSGRDEINGGNIHTSFKLHQTKGNEWIILTDPNGITVIDSVFIRPCLTNSSRGRLNYSDNTKGVFTTPTPGAINTGGYIDYSSTPSFTPAAGIHNNPINVTITADLGSTIYFTTDGSLPDNTDTQYNGPIPINNTTVLKAVAYSDNPDILPSFMEFGTYFIGVSHSIKILSISGRESNNPAFPELYELIAGGNQVQPFGTFEIYNPDGSLFDKARGEFNEHGNDSWAYQQRGFDYITRDQFGYNYAIKGEVFNDNDRDRFQRFIVKCAANDNYPFSYGSSGAHIRDAYVQSLSQVAKLRLDERSYESCVMYLNGEYWGVYELREKVDDLDYTEIHYDQDSVAFLKTWGGTWVDVLTDGQNPNDVENSWDDIRNYITGNDMSIQANYDYAKDQFNVGSLIDYFILNSYTVNADWLNWNTAWWKGLNEDGDKKKWRYALWDMDNTFDHGANYTGIPNDGPDADPCAPESLGNIGGQGHIPIWNALIENEEFFDDYINRWTNLSNSYLSCDFMIAHLDSLIGIIEPEMQDQIDTWGGSYNEWMDNVNDMKEFMNERCTFLNAAIVDCYDVEGPFNVNVVINGVGEVDFNNFFDVNESNTPFNGEFFGGIDIDFSVTSGNFSYYEIISNDNYNYNETDTDFSLELLGDITIVFYFDANEITFLVEPIGSGSMSINGNSITAFPHSQAFIDNSNIVLNAQPNLGWEMAYWSSTNHSFSPTTTDENVSIVANSSDTIILHLNQQRFDLTYILEPSNAEVDVEINGNIISSFPHTTTEFYGTNISLDAKSNIAWDFSYMTSSNGYFAGQSISPVFSFDVDKSDTITIYYDANIFYDVSYEVSPIGSGQIRANNVMIGDTIVTITYPYTESVSLEAIASDGWRFSHWDKQNNILNPSEDNSNVNFTVESSDNIRANFKEMFEVYVPNSFTPANDDNLHNTFDVSIFSIEGVKFEFEVFNRFGESLFYSNDENISWDGSYKNGSQVPSGVYIYMLTVESNMTGKKIRKKGSITLLR from the coding sequence ATGCGACTATTTTTTATAATTTTTATTTTTTTTAGCTTAAATTCATACAGTCAAATTGTTGTAAATGAATACTCAGCTGCAAATTTTGATGACTTCAATGATAATTATGGTCAAAATGAAGATTGGTTTGAACTGTACAATCCTTCTGGAACTGCAATAAACCTAAACGGCTACTATGTCAGCGACAAAGATGACAACCTCACAAAATGGCAATTCACTTCAGATGTTAACATCAACCCCAATGAGCACTTAGTTGTTTTTTGTTCAGGTAGAGATGAGATAAACGGAGGTAATATTCACACCAGCTTCAAACTTCATCAAACAAAAGGTAATGAATGGATTATTTTGACCGACCCAAATGGAATTACCGTTATTGACTCTGTCTTTATCAGACCTTGCTTAACTAATTCATCAAGAGGAAGATTAAATTACTCAGACAACACTAAAGGAGTTTTTACTACGCCAACTCCTGGAGCTATTAATACTGGAGGATATATTGATTATTCATCAACACCATCATTTACGCCTGCTGCTGGTATTCATAACAATCCTATCAATGTGACTATTACAGCAGATTTAGGATCAACTATATACTTCACTACAGATGGAAGCTTACCAGATAATACAGATACACAATACAATGGACCGATTCCAATTAATAATACTACAGTTTTAAAAGCTGTTGCTTACAGTGATAATCCTGATATTTTGCCTAGTTTCATGGAATTTGGCACCTATTTCATCGGAGTTTCACATAGTATTAAAATTCTTTCTATATCTGGAAGAGAGTCCAATAATCCAGCCTTCCCTGAGCTTTATGAACTAATAGCTGGAGGAAATCAAGTGCAGCCTTTTGGAACTTTTGAAATATACAACCCTGACGGAAGCTTATTTGATAAAGCTAGAGGAGAGTTTAACGAACACGGAAACGATTCTTGGGCCTATCAACAAAGGGGATTTGACTACATAACTAGAGATCAATTTGGTTATAACTATGCAATTAAAGGTGAGGTTTTTAATGATAATGATAGAGATAGATTCCAAAGATTTATTGTAAAATGTGCTGCTAACGACAACTATCCTTTTTCTTACGGAAGCTCAGGAGCACATATTAGAGATGCTTATGTTCAGTCTCTTTCACAGGTTGCCAAGTTGAGACTTGATGAACGTTCATACGAATCGTGCGTTATGTATCTTAATGGAGAATATTGGGGCGTTTACGAACTCCGAGAAAAAGTGGATGATTTAGACTACACCGAAATTCATTACGATCAAGACTCTGTTGCATTTTTGAAAACTTGGGGAGGCACATGGGTAGATGTATTAACAGACGGGCAAAACCCTAATGATGTTGAGAATAGCTGGGATGATATAAGAAACTACATAACCGGCAACGACATGAGTATTCAAGCCAATTATGATTACGCTAAAGATCAATTTAATGTGGGAAGTTTAATTGATTACTTTATTCTTAATTCTTACACCGTAAACGCAGATTGGCTAAATTGGAACACGGCTTGGTGGAAAGGACTTAATGAAGATGGCGACAAAAAGAAATGGCGCTACGCTCTTTGGGATATGGATAATACTTTTGACCATGGTGCAAATTATACAGGCATACCTAATGATGGTCCCGATGCAGACCCATGCGCCCCTGAATCATTAGGAAATATTGGTGGTCAAGGACACATTCCTATATGGAATGCATTGATTGAAAATGAAGAATTTTTTGACGACTACATAAACAGATGGACAAATCTTTCAAATTCTTATTTGTCATGCGACTTTATGATTGCTCACCTAGATAGTTTGATAGGTATTATAGAACCTGAAATGCAAGACCAAATTGACACTTGGGGAGGAAGCTACAACGAATGGATGGACAATGTCAATGATATGAAAGAATTCATGAACGAACGTTGCACATTTTTGAACGCTGCAATTGTAGATTGTTATGATGTTGAAGGTCCATTTAATGTAAATGTGGTTATTAATGGTGTTGGCGAAGTGGATTTTAACAATTTTTTCGATGTAAATGAATCAAACACTCCATTCAACGGAGAATTTTTTGGTGGAATTGATATTGATTTTAGTGTTACTAGTGGCAATTTCTCTTATTATGAAATTATTAGTAATGATAATTACAACTATAATGAAACAGATACGGATTTCTCATTAGAACTATTGGGTGATATAACTATCGTATTTTATTTTGATGCTAACGAAATAACTTTTTTAGTCGAACCTATTGGCTCAGGCAGTATGTCTATAAATGGAAATTCTATCACTGCATTTCCGCACTCACAAGCTTTTATTGACAATAGCAATATTGTGCTAAACGCACAGCCAAACCTAGGTTGGGAAATGGCATATTGGAGTAGCACAAATCATTCATTTTCGCCAACTACTACAGATGAAAATGTAAGTATAGTGGCTAACAGCTCTGATACTATTATCTTACATTTAAACCAACAACGTTTTGATTTAACTTACATATTAGAACCATCAAATGCTGAAGTAGATGTCGAGATTAATGGTAATATAATATCATCATTCCCCCATACTACTACAGAATTTTATGGTACCAACATTAGCCTAGATGCCAAGTCCAATATCGCTTGGGACTTTTCGTATATGACCTCCAGCAATGGTTATTTTGCTGGACAATCTATTTCTCCTGTCTTTTCATTTGATGTAGATAAGTCTGACACCATAACGATTTATTACGATGCGAACATCTTTTATGACGTTTCATATGAGGTCTCTCCAATAGGAAGTGGACAGATAAGAGCTAATAATGTTATGATTGGAGATACCATTGTAACTATAACATATCCTTATACTGAATCAGTAAGCCTAGAAGCAATTGCATCTGATGGTTGGAGGTTTTCTCACTGGGACAAGCAAAATAATATACTTAATCCTAGCGAAGATAATAGTAATGTGAATTTCACTGTCGAATCTTCTGATAATATTCGAGCGAACTTTAAAGAAATGTTCGAAGTATATGTGCCTAATTCATTCACTCCTGCCAATGACGATAACTTACACAACACATTTGATGTATCTATCTTCTCCATAGAAGGTGTAAAATTTGAATTTGAAGTGTTCAATCGTTTTGGCGAATCTTTATTCTATAGCAATGATGAAAACATCTCTTGGGATGGTTCCTATAAAAATGGCTCTCAAGTACCATCTGGAGTTTACATCTACATGCTTACTGTAGAATCAAATATGACAGGAAAAAAGATTCGGAAAAAGGGTTCAATTACTCTCTTAAGATAG
- a CDS encoding ABC transporter ATP-binding protein, translating to MAVIEIENIARHFYVGNETIKALKKIDISIEKNEFVALMGQSGSGKSTLMNILGCLDTPTKGNYHLANKNVSLLNDNSLAEIRNKEIGFVFQSFNLLPKSTALENVMLPLIYSGFDKKERQQKALVALEKVNLSDRVNHRPNELSGGQRQRVAVARALVNNPSIILADEPTGNLDSATSEEIMALFQNIHKNGNTIIIVTHEEDIAQYAHRIIRLKDGEIESDKVNKSPKQ from the coding sequence ATGGCGGTAATTGAAATTGAAAATATTGCAAGGCATTTTTATGTAGGAAACGAAACCATTAAAGCTTTAAAAAAGATTGATATTTCTATTGAAAAAAATGAATTTGTTGCTCTTATGGGACAATCTGGTTCTGGTAAATCTACCTTAATGAATATACTTGGGTGTTTAGATACACCAACTAAGGGAAATTATCATTTAGCAAACAAAAATGTTAGCTTATTAAATGACAATAGCTTAGCAGAAATCAGAAATAAAGAAATAGGATTTGTATTTCAAAGTTTCAATTTGCTGCCTAAGTCAACAGCTTTAGAAAATGTAATGCTTCCCCTAATATATTCTGGTTTTGACAAAAAAGAAAGACAGCAAAAAGCCTTAGTGGCCTTAGAAAAAGTTAATCTATCGGATAGAGTTAATCACAGACCAAATGAACTTTCTGGAGGACAAAGACAACGAGTAGCAGTAGCAAGAGCATTAGTCAATAACCCATCTATTATTTTAGCAGACGAACCTACTGGAAACCTCGATAGTGCCACTTCTGAAGAAATAATGGCTCTTTTTCAAAATATTCATAAAAATGGTAATACCATAATTATTGTAACCCACGAGGAAGATATTGCACAATATGCCCATCGAATAATTAGACTTAAAGACGGTGAAATAGAAAGCGATAAGGTAAATAAATCCCCCAAGCAATAA
- a CDS encoding cob(I)yrinic acid a,c-diamide adenosyltransferase has protein sequence MKIYTKKGDKGTTQLIGGKRVPKNNSRIEAYGTIDELNSYIGLVRDQGIDQQSFDMLVETQDRLFTLGALLANDGASNKMKLPLIDEKDIHLLEKEIDKMNEELTEMKSFILPGGHTTVSYCHIARCICRRAERLVVDLPETTLQFDLILKYLNRLSDYLFVLSRFLTKKLNAKEIPWKPRM, from the coding sequence ATGAAGATTTATACTAAAAAAGGAGATAAAGGAACTACCCAACTCATTGGAGGAAAACGAGTGCCAAAAAACAACTCCAGAATCGAAGCATATGGTACTATTGACGAACTTAACTCATACATAGGCTTGGTTAGAGATCAAGGCATAGACCAACAATCCTTTGATATGCTAGTTGAAACACAAGACCGACTGTTTACCCTAGGAGCATTACTTGCAAATGATGGCGCATCAAATAAAATGAAACTTCCTTTAATTGACGAAAAGGATATTCATTTACTAGAAAAAGAAATCGATAAAATGAATGAAGAATTAACTGAAATGAAATCTTTTATTCTTCCAGGAGGGCATACCACTGTATCCTATTGTCACATAGCTAGATGTATTTGCCGAAGAGCAGAACGCTTAGTTGTTGATTTGCCAGAAACCACATTACAATTTGATTTAATCCTTAAATATTTAAACCGACTTTCTGACTATTTATTCGTTTTAAGCCGGTTTTTAACAAAAAAATTAAACGCTAAAGAAATACCTTGGAAACCTAGGATGTAA
- a CDS encoding DUF2795 domain-containing protein: MYWTLELASKLEDAPWPANKDELIDFAIRSGAPMEVVENLQELEDDGEMFDSIEDIWPDYPDKDDFFFNEDEY, encoded by the coding sequence ATGTATTGGACATTAGAATTAGCATCAAAATTAGAAGACGCACCTTGGCCAGCAAACAAAGATGAACTTATCGATTTCGCCATTCGCTCTGGAGCACCTATGGAAGTAGTAGAAAATCTTCAAGAATTAGAAGATGACGGCGAAATGTTTGATTCTATTGAGGATATTTGGCCTGATTATCCTGATAAAGACGACTTCTTCTTCAATGAAGATGAATATTAA
- the secA gene encoding preprotein translocase subunit SecA: MGLFDFTTKLFGNKYDKDLKEINPIIDKIKAVYPSIQALSNDELRQKTESFKKQIKEATQEHEDDIKSLQEKAENSDIELQEKEDIYSQIDKLQKEIVSTTEEKLEEILPEAFAVVKETASRFSKGNIIVTANDFDKDLAAEYSNVEISGEQATFFNKWIAAGNEIEWNMVHYDVQLIGGYVLHSGRIAEMQTGEGKTLSATLPVYLNALAGKGVHLVTVNDYLAKRDCEWMGPIYQFHGLTIDCIDRHQPNSEERRKAYLADITYGTNNEFGFDYLRDNMARRPQDLVQRPHNYAIVDEVDSVLIDDARTPLIISGPTPTGDKHEFGELKHKISSLVDAQKKFVNTVLADAKKLINEGNDKEGGFKLLRAYRGLPKNKALIKYLSEDGVRTLLQKTENFYMQDQGKDMPKVDEDLFFVIDEQHNAIELTDKGIDLITSNSDDNNFFIMPDVGAEIAVLEKSDLSEKEKLVKKDELMRDYSIKSERIHSVNQLLKAYTLFEKDVEYVLMDNKVKIVDEQTGRIMDGRRYSDGLHQAIEAKENVKIEAATQTFATITLQNYFRMYNKLSGMTGTAETEAGEFWDIYELDVVVIPTNRPIQRDDKEDKVYKTAREKYNAVIDEIVELSKQGRPVLVGTTSVEISELLSRLLKMKNIKHNVLNAKLHQKEADIVAEAGKGGNVTIATNMAGRGTDIKLSDEVKVNGGLAIIGTERHDSRRVDRQLRGRAGRQGDPGSSQFFVSLEDNLMRLFGSDRIAKMMDRMGLEEGEVIQHSMITKSIERAQKKVEENNFGIRKRLLEYDDVMNAQRTVIYKKRKHALFGERLAVDIDNMIYDTSETIVNEYQTLQDFEGFKLELIRFLSIDCPVDEAEFKSLKSEDLTNRVYQNAVTNYKTKSQVISQKTYPVIKDVYENQSASYQNIVIPFTDGLKTLQVVTNLKEAFESEGGNIPLSIEKGVSLAIIDESWKENLRELDDLKQSVQNATYEQKDPLLIYKFESFNLFKQMVEKVNKDIVSFLMKANLPEQTSVQQEQKIAREKLQTGRQDIGGNTNTEPKKQARVQPVRVEQKVGRNEPCPCGSGKKFKQCHGK; the protein is encoded by the coding sequence ATGGGACTATTCGATTTTACAACAAAACTTTTTGGCAATAAATACGATAAGGATTTAAAAGAAATTAATCCTATCATTGATAAAATTAAAGCTGTTTATCCATCCATTCAAGCACTTTCCAACGACGAACTAAGGCAAAAAACAGAGTCCTTCAAAAAACAAATAAAGGAAGCTACTCAAGAGCACGAAGATGATATAAAATCACTTCAAGAAAAAGCTGAAAATTCTGATATAGAACTTCAAGAAAAAGAAGATATATATAGCCAAATAGACAAGCTACAAAAAGAAATAGTTAGTACAACAGAAGAAAAACTTGAAGAGATTTTGCCTGAAGCTTTTGCAGTAGTCAAAGAAACAGCCTCACGCTTTTCAAAAGGAAACATCATAGTTACTGCCAATGACTTTGATAAAGACTTGGCAGCAGAATATAGCAATGTAGAGATTAGTGGAGAACAAGCCACATTTTTCAACAAATGGATAGCAGCAGGGAATGAAATTGAATGGAATATGGTTCATTATGACGTTCAATTAATTGGTGGATATGTATTACACTCTGGTAGGATTGCAGAAATGCAAACAGGTGAAGGTAAAACACTTTCTGCCACCCTGCCCGTTTATTTAAATGCCCTAGCAGGAAAAGGTGTTCACCTAGTAACAGTAAACGATTACTTGGCTAAAAGAGACTGCGAATGGATGGGCCCTATTTATCAATTTCACGGATTAACAATAGACTGTATTGATAGACATCAGCCTAACTCTGAAGAAAGAAGAAAAGCATATCTCGCTGACATCACTTATGGAACTAACAATGAGTTTGGCTTTGATTACTTAAGAGATAATATGGCAAGAAGGCCTCAAGATTTAGTTCAAAGACCTCATAATTATGCTATTGTTGATGAGGTGGACTCAGTACTAATTGATGATGCACGTACACCATTAATTATTTCCGGTCCTACACCTACAGGTGATAAACACGAATTTGGTGAATTGAAACATAAAATCAGTTCACTAGTAGATGCTCAAAAGAAATTCGTTAATACCGTTTTAGCTGATGCTAAAAAACTCATTAATGAAGGCAATGATAAAGAAGGTGGCTTTAAATTATTAAGAGCATATCGAGGACTTCCTAAGAATAAAGCACTTATAAAATACTTGAGTGAAGATGGTGTAAGGACTTTATTGCAAAAAACAGAAAACTTCTACATGCAAGACCAAGGTAAAGATATGCCAAAAGTCGATGAAGACCTCTTTTTTGTAATAGATGAACAACACAATGCTATTGAACTGACAGATAAAGGGATTGACCTTATTACCAGCAATTCAGATGACAACAACTTTTTCATTATGCCAGATGTAGGCGCAGAAATAGCTGTACTAGAGAAATCCGATTTATCAGAAAAAGAAAAACTTGTCAAAAAAGACGAGTTAATGAGAGATTATTCCATTAAAAGTGAACGAATTCACTCCGTAAATCAATTACTAAAAGCTTACACACTCTTTGAAAAAGATGTAGAATACGTTTTAATGGACAACAAAGTAAAGATTGTTGATGAACAAACTGGTCGTATTATGGATGGAAGACGTTATTCAGACGGCCTCCACCAAGCTATAGAGGCTAAAGAAAACGTAAAAATAGAAGCAGCAACACAAACCTTTGCTACCATTACTCTGCAAAACTATTTCAGAATGTACAACAAACTGTCAGGTATGACAGGTACAGCTGAAACAGAAGCAGGAGAATTTTGGGATATCTATGAATTAGATGTAGTTGTAATTCCTACAAATCGCCCTATTCAAAGAGACGATAAAGAAGATAAAGTATATAAAACTGCAAGAGAAAAATACAATGCAGTCATAGATGAAATTGTTGAATTGAGTAAGCAAGGAAGACCTGTGTTGGTAGGTACGACATCTGTAGAAATTTCAGAGCTACTTAGTAGATTGCTAAAAATGAAAAACATTAAGCACAATGTACTTAATGCAAAACTTCATCAAAAAGAAGCTGACATTGTAGCCGAAGCTGGAAAAGGCGGTAATGTGACCATAGCAACAAATATGGCAGGTCGTGGTACCGACATCAAACTTTCTGACGAAGTCAAAGTAAATGGCGGATTAGCCATCATTGGTACCGAACGCCACGACTCTCGAAGAGTTGATAGACAGCTAAGAGGTCGTGCGGGACGTCAAGGAGATCCAGGCTCATCACAATTCTTTGTATCTCTAGAAGATAACCTGATGCGATTATTTGGCTCAGACAGAATTGCCAAAATGATGGACAGAATGGGGCTTGAAGAAGGCGAGGTTATACAACACTCCATGATAACTAAGTCTATTGAACGTGCTCAAAAGAAAGTAGAAGAAAACAACTTTGGTATAAGAAAACGATTACTTGAGTATGATGATGTTATGAATGCTCAAAGAACCGTCATCTATAAGAAAAGAAAACACGCATTATTTGGTGAAAGGCTAGCCGTAGATATTGACAATATGATTTACGACACCTCCGAAACTATTGTCAATGAGTATCAAACACTGCAAGATTTTGAAGGCTTCAAACTAGAACTTATTCGTTTCTTAAGTATAGATTGCCCGGTAGATGAAGCCGAATTCAAATCATTAAAATCTGAGGACTTAACCAACAGGGTTTATCAAAATGCCGTAACAAATTATAAAACAAAGTCGCAAGTCATTTCGCAAAAGACATATCCTGTTATTAAAGATGTTTACGAAAATCAATCGGCAAGCTATCAAAACATTGTTATACCATTTACCGATGGTTTAAAAACCTTACAAGTGGTTACCAATTTGAAAGAAGCCTTTGAATCTGAAGGAGGAAACATACCTTTATCAATAGAAAAAGGTGTCAGTTTAGCTATAATTGACGAGTCTTGGAAAGAGAACCTTAGAGAGCTTGACGATTTAAAACAATCTGTTCAAAATGCTACCTATGAGCAAAAAGACCCACTTTTAATCTATAAGTTTGAATCGTTCAACTTGTTTAAACAAATGGTAGAAAAAGTCAATAAAGATATCGTCTCCTTTTTAATGAAAGCGAATCTTCCTGAACAAACTTCTGTCCAACAAGAGCAAAAAATTGCTAGAGAAAAACTACAAACCGGCCGTCAAGACATTGGTGGTAATACTAATACTGAACCAAAGAAACAAGCTAGAGTACAACCAGTAAGAGTAGAACAAAAAGTAGGCAGAAATGAACCCTGCCCATGTGGAAGTGGAAAGAAATTCAAACAATGTCACGGAAAATAA
- a CDS encoding nicotinamide mononucleotide transporter, whose translation MDLFLTIEIVSVILGLIYLILLIKQNINCWWFGIAASLLSIFLFYNSKLYSEAILYTYYVFMGFYGYYSWSRTIPNSGGNTGLLISEKGLSFHIQVISFSSLVAISLAWVFENFTDASSPYLDAFTTIFSFLATYLETKKVLSGWIYWIIINGMTVALYYSKALDYYSGLTVIYFIMSFVGYFKWKKEFV comes from the coding sequence ATGGATTTATTTTTAACTATTGAAATAGTATCAGTTATTCTTGGATTGATTTATTTAATCCTACTCATAAAACAAAATATAAACTGTTGGTGGTTTGGTATCGCAGCTTCTCTTCTAAGTATTTTTTTGTTTTATAATAGTAAGTTGTATTCAGAAGCGATTTTGTACACGTATTATGTCTTTATGGGGTTTTATGGCTATTACTCTTGGAGTCGAACAATTCCTAATAGCGGCGGTAATACAGGTCTTTTAATTAGCGAAAAGGGGTTGAGCTTTCATATTCAAGTAATTAGTTTTTCATCTTTAGTTGCAATTTCATTGGCATGGGTTTTTGAAAATTTCACGGATGCTAGTTCGCCTTATTTAGATGCTTTTACTACTATTTTTAGTTTTTTGGCTACTTATTTGGAAACAAAAAAAGTACTTTCTGGTTGGATTTATTGGATAATAATTAATGGTATGACTGTAGCTTTGTATTATAGCAAAGCTTTAGACTATTATTCAGGCTTAACAGTTATATACTTTATCATGTCTTTTGTCGGTTATTTTAAGTGGAAAAAAGAGTTTGTCTAA
- a CDS encoding Crp/Fnr family transcriptional regulator — translation MEKEKMFTNLLSHLNLKEPLLQYELAKDSIVEFVPKNSQLIKQGQYVKWFTIIVTGKIRVWHKENEKEITLYKIKDSETCVYSIVAIEQNYQSLVNATTLKDTIIVKIPVRLMTEWKKYPSWQEFIIKTLTEKYELLLRCIKLIAFKKIDERIMILLKEISSKSQSKEVNISHNDIAKEIGTTREVVSRSLKRQEQLGEVFLKFKKIKLK, via the coding sequence ATGGAAAAAGAAAAAATGTTTACCAACTTACTTTCTCATTTGAATTTAAAAGAGCCACTACTTCAATATGAACTAGCTAAAGATTCAATAGTAGAGTTTGTTCCAAAAAATAGCCAGCTTATAAAACAAGGACAGTATGTCAAATGGTTTACAATAATTGTAACAGGTAAAATAAGAGTTTGGCATAAAGAAAATGAAAAAGAAATCACACTGTATAAAATTAAAGATTCTGAAACTTGTGTTTACTCAATTGTAGCTATTGAACAAAACTATCAAAGCTTGGTCAATGCTACAACTTTGAAAGATACTATAATTGTAAAAATCCCAGTAAGATTGATGACTGAATGGAAAAAATACCCCTCATGGCAAGAATTTATTATTAAAACATTAACCGAAAAATATGAGTTATTATTGAGATGTATTAAACTTATTGCATTCAAAAAAATTGATGAGAGAATAATGATTTTGCTAAAAGAAATTTCTAGCAAATCACAATCAAAGGAGGTAAATATTTCTCATAACGATATTGCTAAAGAAATAGGAACTACTAGAGAAGTAGTATCAAGATCCTTAAAAAGGCAAGAACAGCTAGGAGAAGTGTTTTTAAAATTCAAGAAAATAAAACTTAAATAA
- a CDS encoding alpha/beta hydrolase, whose amino-acid sequence MAVEEVKKETFVLVHSAWLGAWQWEGVKNILEAEGHNVITPDLPGHGNDKTSPADITMDNYVNTILSILDSQEEDVILLGHSFNGITISRVAELRPNKIKSLVYLTAFLLPNGGSFFGAVQGVEGSKAVENFYLSDDKTFALVKEEEIQNAFAHDIPKEVFDGAKPYIVPEPSAPLMYELEITNENFGQVPKYYIECTEDKAIPVEIQRAMYTDKVVKSFSINSSHTPNFSQPEKVAEILLSII is encoded by the coding sequence ATGGCAGTAGAAGAAGTTAAAAAAGAGACCTTTGTTCTTGTTCACTCCGCTTGGCTTGGAGCTTGGCAATGGGAAGGTGTAAAAAATATTCTTGAAGCAGAAGGACATAATGTGATTACGCCTGACTTACCCGGACACGGAAATGACAAAACAAGCCCCGCCGACATTACAATGGATAACTATGTAAATACTATTTTATCCATTCTTGACTCTCAAGAAGAAGATGTAATTTTATTAGGCCATAGCTTTAACGGAATTACTATAAGTAGAGTTGCTGAACTAAGACCTAATAAAATTAAAAGTTTGGTTTACCTTACAGCATTCTTGTTACCGAATGGAGGTTCATTTTTTGGAGCTGTACAAGGTGTTGAAGGCTCAAAAGCTGTAGAAAACTTTTACCTATCTGACGACAAAACATTTGCTTTAGTAAAAGAAGAAGAAATTCAAAACGCTTTTGCCCACGATATTCCAAAAGAAGTATTTGATGGTGCTAAGCCTTACATCGTGCCAGAACCGTCTGCTCCTTTGATGTATGAATTAGAAATCACTAATGAGAATTTTGGTCAAGTACCTAAGTATTACATCGAGTGTACAGAGGATAAGGCAATTCCTGTAGAAATACAAAGAGCTATGTATACAGATAAAGTGGTAAAGTCATTTTCTATCAACTCAAGTCATACTCCAAACTTTTCACAACCCGAAAAAGTGGCAGAAATACTTCTCTCTATTATTTAA